Below is a window of Rhodothermus sp. DNA.
CAGCGGGAGCATGACGCCGGTAAAGGCGCGCCAGCGGGAGACGCCCAGGCACCAGGCCGCTTCGATCAGGCGGCGATCGACACTCTGAAAAGCGGCTGTGAACGGGCGTACGGCAAACGGCAGATTAAACAGCACTGACCCCAGCACGATGCCGGGAAAGGTAAAGGCCAGACGATCAACGCCGATCAGGGCCAGCAACTGGCCGATCAGACTGTCGGGTGCTGTAGCCACCAGCACGTAAAATCCGACCACCGTGGGCGGCAGTACCAGGGGCAGGGTAACGAGGGCTCCGATCACGCCGCGCCCCGGAAAGTGCGTGGTCGCCAGCCAGTAAGCCAGCGGCAATCCCAGCACGAAGAGTAGTCCGGTCGTCCACAGTGCCAGGCGTAGCGTTACCCAGGCAGCGGTCCAGTCCATAGCGTATTGGTTGCGTCTGGAAGCGCAAAACCATAACGTTGCAGGATAGTGCGACCTTCCGAACCTTGCACGAAACGCCAGAACGTCCATACCTCGGAACGAGCGGCTGCTCGACGCAGCACAACAGCCCCTTGCTCAATAGGCGAATAGCTGTTTGGAGGAAGAGGTCGATAGCGGCCGCGCTGTTGCATCTCGGGCGCCAGGGCCAGCGATAGCGCAATGAGCCCCGCATCGGCAGCACCACTGGCCGCAAACTGAGCAGCCTGGGCCACGTTCTCCCCAAACACGAGTCGGCCGCGCAGGCGTTCGTAGAGCCCCAGTGACCGCAGGGCGGTAATCGCCGCCCGTCCATAGGGCGCATGTCGGGGATTGGCCAGAGCCAGCCGGCGAATGGCCGGTCCGGCCAGTTCGTCCCAGGAGGCAAGCGCCAGCGGTGAATTTTTCGGTACCCACACGACCAGTTGGCCGATGGCATACAGAAAAAACGACGAGTCCACGGCCAGCCCTTCAGCAATCAGCCTGCGCGGATAATCGGCATCGGCCGAAAAGTAGAGATCGAACGGCGCCCCATTGCGAAGCTGCGTAAAAAGTTGCCCGGAGGCGCCATAACTGATCTTCAGGCGGATGTTTGGATGCGCTCCTTCGAAGCGTTCGCGCAGCGCTTCAAAGGCATAACGCAGGTCAGCGGCAGCTGCTACCTGCACCTCACGGGCAACCGGTGTCTGCGGCTGCCGACACCCACCGGTAAGCAATAGCAGCCCGCTCAGCAGTTCAAAGCAACGACGTTTCCACATCCTGCAACCAGTCCAGCAGCATTTCTACATAACGCCTTCGATAGTGCCATACTGCGCGGGCGAAACCGTCTGCGGATGGAGGGGCCTTCGGCAACTCGTCCAACCACCGCTGGCATACGGCCCGTTGTTTTTGAAGCAACA
It encodes the following:
- the modB gene encoding molybdate ABC transporter permease subunit, producing MDWTAAWVTLRLALWTTGLLFVLGLPLAYWLATTHFPGRGVIGALVTLPLVLPPTVVGFYVLVATAPDSLIGQLLALIGVDRLAFTFPGIVLGSVLFNLPFAVRPFTAAFQSVDRRLIEAAWCLGVSRWRAFTGVMLPLAWPGILTGLVLTFAHSLGEFGVVLMVGGNIPGVTRTLSIAIYDEVQALNYAAADRMALLLVVFAVSVLTLVYLLERKGLRRWV
- the modA gene encoding molybdate ABC transporter substrate-binding protein; translated protein: MWKRRCFELLSGLLLLTGGCRQPQTPVAREVQVAAAADLRYAFEALRERFEGAHPNIRLKISYGASGQLFTQLRNGAPFDLYFSADADYPRRLIAEGLAVDSSFFLYAIGQLVVWVPKNSPLALASWDELAGPAIRRLALANPRHAPYGRAAITALRSLGLYERLRGRLVFGENVAQAAQFAASGAADAGLIALSLALAPEMQQRGRYRPLPPNSYSPIEQGAVVLRRAAARSEVWTFWRFVQGSEGRTILQRYGFALPDATNTLWTGPLPG